The Proteus terrae subsp. cibarius genome contains the following window.
AGCTCAATGGAGCAAATGACCTCAACTGTTAAAAACACCGCAGATCATACACATGATGCGATTAATGTCGCTGAAAAAACTGAAATCGCTGTGCACCATAATGGCGAAATGATGCTCCAGCTGACAGAAAAAATGAGAGCAATTAATAGCTCGTCATCTCAAATGACAGATATTATTAACTTAATTGATGCCATTGCATTCCAAACGAATATTCTTGCACTAAATGCTGCAGTTGAAGCCGCTAGAGCAGGTGAACACGGTAAAGGTTTCGCTGTTGTTGCTGGTGAAGTCAGATTACTGGCACAAAAAAGTGCAGACTCCGCTAATGATATACGCACTCTTATCGATAATTCATCGACTCAAACACAAGAAGGCATGGAATTAGTTGAGCAAGCTGGCTCACAAATCCAAAAAATGATCACCGATGTTGAAGATATCAGCACATTATTACGAGAAATTGGGCAAGCAAGTAATGAGCAAAGCGATGGTATATCACAAATCAATAATGCTATAAGTCAGCTTGATTCAACAACGCAACAAAATGCAGGATTAGTAGAAGAATCTGTGGCTGCTGCGAATTCACTTAATGAACAAGCATTGAATCTAAATAAATTAGTAAATTACTTCCAAATCCATCGAGCCTGATCCAGGCATTCATTAAATGACGATAAAGGTCACTCAACACTATATTTAAGTGACCTTTACATCAACAACGTTCTTAAGTAGCCAAAAAAATAATAGATCACCTCGAAAATGCATACTTATTAAACATAACTAGTATGTAAAAATAGCCCTAGTCCGGCTAAGCTTAGTCTTTACCCCCTATTCGTACACACTAAAAAAGGAACCTAGCTCACACTTTGGTTCTTTTTTTTATCTGTAACAACGTCGGTAATAAAATGTAAACAATTTTACCAATATCAGACAAACTGTTTGTATTTTCCAACTTATTTCAGAGGTAATGGACAGCGTCAAATGTTAAATCCTAAAACATCGCTAACATAATCGCTGATTTCCGTTATCAAAACAGGACTATTTAATGATGAAAATAATCTTTTCACTATTAATGTTCCCATAATAATCTTGGAATAATGCTACTTATTGTGAGGCAAGCTTATAACGCTAAAAAGAGACAGCAATACATTCACTCGCTAAAGAAAACATTTCACTAGAGATTATTACGTAGTTAAAACAAAAACAATTATCTCCCCATTCACTTTTTAGCCACTTTTTTTCCTTTCCATTTTTGTATGACAATTATCAAAGTGAAATTAATATCTCATCGAAAAATGAGACTATAACTTCAAAAATATTTCATAACGTATCTTTGTTCTATAACAATCAACTTGAACACCTTAAAAAAGGTGAAAAATATCCTCAAATAAATATTTGTCTATTATTAGAAATAATTTATTTCACACTTTCTGAAGTATAAAAAAGAAAAAAAATAAATTTTTTATTTTTATCGACACGATCAAGATCACTTTACCTACACCTTTAGCTACATAAAATTAGAAAGAACTATTCTCATTCACTATTTATCTCACTCATCACATTTTCATTATCTACCTGATTTGTATTACAATTAATATTAGCAACAAACCTAGCAATTGCATGACCCTAGAGGTAAAAAGAAGTCAATCATTGATGATAAAATCATATTGTTATTTATTTAAACATTTAATATAAAAATATTAGTTTTGTATAATTAAAATTATTAAATTAAAGGATAATAAAAGGAAGCAATAATAATTAATTATAATTTTATAATGGGTGAAAATATTTACGCATTAGAACAAACAAAGAAAATTATATTTTTTATTTCAAAAAAACATGCAAGAAAAAAAATAAAAACAAGAAAAAACAAATTAAATTCAAATATAAAAAACGAAAAATAAAATAGAATAACAAGACATTAAAGATAAAATAGAATAAAACATAAAAAATAAGGAAAAGTGCTATAAAAGTAAAATAATAAAAAGTTAAAATAATTTAAAAGATTAAATTTAGAATAATTAAATATTAAAATAAAAAAATTTTAGTCTATTTGTTAATTAAATAGCCAACAAAATAATACATTAGTTTAATTTATGTATATTTTAGGTGACGATAGCCATTTTTATCATCAAAAATGGCATTTTAGACTTAAGTTCATCTTTTTATTACATAGCTAAAACTATCAATATCGCTCTTTTTTTCATCTAAAACCAATTTGATAACAACATTAGCAATCTAATTACATTGATGAACATCAAAAAATACGACAATTAACAAGCAAATAATGAGAAAAAAGGATTTTTTTTATATTTGTCACACAATTGATTTTATTCTATTACATCTCAATAAATATTCCCTACAATAGCCAACTAATCTAACCTGACAATTTCCTAAGTGATGATATCTTTCATTGTTTAGGTTAGTAACTATCTTTTTTTATTTATGATTTATCGTTTCAGCAAAGTAGAGCTTTAATAAAACCTAGTACCCTACACAATTATATAATGAGCAACTTATAGGTTTGCTAACGCAGTTATAAACGATAAAAATTGCAAACTTAAGGATAAAAATAATCATGTCAGACTACTTATCATTCTTATTAGGCATTGTGCCTTTAGCGGTTTTGATTTTTATGATCTTAAAAATGAAATCAGCCGTTCACCATGCTGTGCTTGTATCTTTAGTGATAACTGTTGCACTTGCTATTTTCCATTGGAACAACACCATTCAATTTGCTTCTGTCTCTGTCCTTTATGGTGCAGTTAAAGGTTTGTGGCCGATAATCATTGTTATTCTTGCTGCTATTTATAGTTATAACTTAATGTTAAAAACAGGTGGCATGGATGTACTTAAAGATGTATTGGCTGGCATTAGTGATGATAAGCGAGTACAGGTTCTGCTTATCTCATGGTGTTTTGGTGGCTTTCTTGAAGCGGTTGCGGGTTATGGTACTGCGGTTGCCATTCCTATCGGTATTTTAATTGCACTCGGATTTGATCCTTTTAAAGCAGCCGTTGCCTCTTTAGTTGCCAATACTGTCCCTACCGCGTTTGGTGCAGTTGGTATTCCAGTTTCTATTTTGGCGCAAAATACAGGCCTTGATGTATTAGTACTGAGTAAAACCATTATTATTCAGTTGGGATTATTCAATATCTTGTTACCTTTCGTTATTGTTGCCATTGCGGGTGGTGGAATTAAAGCGATTAAAGGTGTCGGATTTATTACCTTAATGTGTGGTATTAGTACACTAATCCCTCAATATATCGTTGCTGCTAATTTAGGTGCTGAATTACCAGCGTTTGCAGGTAGCTTAGTCAGCTTAATTGTGGTTATTTTCCTTGCTAAACGCATGAAAAACAGTGGTGACAAACAAAAAAATGTCAAAAAGCACACTGGGAAAGA
Protein-coding sequences here:
- a CDS encoding L-lactate permease, whose translation is MSDYLSFLLGIVPLAVLIFMILKMKSAVHHAVLVSLVITVALAIFHWNNTIQFASVSVLYGAVKGLWPIIIVILAAIYSYNLMLKTGGMDVLKDVLAGISDDKRVQVLLISWCFGGFLEAVAGYGTAVAIPIGILIALGFDPFKAAVASLVANTVPTAFGAVGIPVSILAQNTGLDVLVLSKTIIIQLGLFNILLPFVIVAIAGGGIKAIKGVGFITLMCGISTLIPQYIVAANLGAELPAFAGSLVSLIVVIFLAKRMKNSGDKQKNVKKHTGKELLVASSIYLFTFIFILACSPLFPAIQSMAGAISTKIPFVLSETQTEYQTIAWLSTPGVLIILASFVGGTIQGASISTLISVLVKTTIQLKNSIIAITAIVAMATVMDFSGMIGSIAETLVDFTGAGFIFIAPVIGALGTFVTGSDTNSNVLFGKLQTSAAAKLNIDPFILTAANTSGATGGKMISPQSIAIAVSATKMDGQSSAIMRETLKYCIAYIIILGAKIGIIYHLMN